GATCGCACGAGGTGAAACAGCGCACTGTGCCGCGGAACATGCCCGTGTCGAATGCGCCGAACAGCAGATAGAAAAACTCTGGAAGAGCCGTGCCTCGGCAATCAGTCTGAACCTGCTCTGGAGCATATCAGTAACTGTCTACGGCGCTCTAATCTTATACTTGGTCACCCGGTTTTAATTTGTGATGCCCGCCTTTATCGAAAGGCGGGCTTTCTTGTTACAGGAGGACAATATGGACTCACAGATACTCCACATCATTATCAGTTCACTGGGCTATCTTGTGCCCTTGGTCGTTGCTTATCTGCTTAAATCACCGCTCGGGACTTATATTCCCACGGCAGTAGCAGAGGTACTCGAAAAACTCGATGCAAACTCTATACGTGAGCTATATGATGCAGTCGATACTGCTGCCGAGCGCCGCGAAACGGCAATCAACGCGATTATGACTATCAGCGCAAAATATGGTGTGGCCGTGAGCAGCAAGACTGCTGCGGCTGTTGTTGATTACATCACCGCACGCATCAGGAAACTTGCCAAATAGGAGGAACTCGATGATGGTCAAGTGCCCGGTTTGTAAAGTCGAACTCTCTGGCGATGGCAAGGTACTATATATGCTCAGCGGTGCCAAACCAATCGAGGGCTATACCCTCTTTCACAATGGCGAAACATATCGCCTCTGCTCAAAAGAATGCCGTGATGCCTTTGAGGCAGAGCCTGAAAAATATACAGGCGGAGGTTAATTTTGGGAAAAAGTTCTGTAATAAAAATAGCACTCGATGCAGGGCATGGCTGCCGTGGGAAGTCATCACACACCGGTGCGGCTGCAAATGGCCTGATTGAGGACGAGATAGTGCTTGATTTTGTCAAAAGGATCGGCCACCACATAAGGCTTGCTGGATATCACACACTCTATACCCGTTCGGATGATACAATGACGGCTCTGTCGGCACGCGGAAAGATGGCGGTCGCAGGCAAGTGTGACCTCTTTCTTTCGATCCACTGCAATGCCGGTCCATCCAGCGCGCAGGGAGTTGAGGCCTTTGTAGCCGAAGCAGATACACGCAGTGCTGAAATAGCAATGGACCTGGTCACCTGCGTGGTTGGAAAAGGAATGGCCAATCGTGGTGTGAAGTGGGACTCGCAGAGTCAGCATACCAAACTTAGAGTGCTCAGAGATACATATAAGCACATGCCCGCCGTGCTCCTCGAGATCGGCTTCCTGACGAATGTCAGCGATTCCGCACATCTGAAAGACAAATTCTTCCGAGAAGCTGTTTCGATTGAGATTGCTAAAGCATGCATACAGTGCATCAAATAAAAGTGAGGCCGTCGCAAGACGGCCTCATCTTGATTTATTGTTCGGATGGTTCCTTAAAGGAACCCATGCTTTTGAATTTCTTGTAACGCTCATCCAAAAGCTTTGGTGTTTTTACTTTTTCGAGCTGGTCCAGATGCTTGATAAGCGCAGTCTTTATATTCCGTGCGGCAATATCCACATTCCTGTGAGCGCCACCCGGCGGCTCAGCGATTATCTCGTCTATTACACCAAGTCTCAAAGCATCGCGGCTGGTTACCTTCAGGGCTTCAGCCATTTCTCTATGCTTTGTCGGGTCACGCCAGAGGATAGCCGCGCAGCTTTCAGGTGGTATTACAGAGTAGACTGCATGTTCGAGCATCAAAACACGGTCGGCAACTGCAATACCCAATGCGCCTCCACTGCCGCCTTCACCTATGACAACAGAAATTACTGGCGTCTCCAGAGTCGACATCTCCATCAGATTGCGGGCAATCGCCTCGCTTATACCCCGCTCTTCCGAGCCGACACTGCAGTCTGCGGCGGGTGTATCCACAAGGCAGATAACCGGCCTTTTGAATTTTTCTGCCATCTTCATCAGCCTGAGTGCTTTTCTATATCCCTCGGGCTTGGCGCTGCCGAAGTTGCGATACTGACGGTCCTTAAGATCGCGACCTTTCTGTTGGCCGACAAACATGATCTGCCTGCCGTCGAGCGTGGCGATACCCCCCACCATTGCATGGTCGTCCGCAAAGAGTCTGTCGCCCGAAAGCTCTGTATAATCATCGAACATCACCCTGACGTAGTCGAGCGTATATGGCCGCTTCGGGTGACGCGCCAGCAATACTCTATCCCACGTACTTAAGTTTGCAAATATCTCAGCCAAGAGTCTGTCACGGTCTTTTTCAAGAGTTGCGATATCGTCAGAGCGGTCTTCACCGCGTTCCATGGTGAGCCTTTTAATCTCAGTGATCTGGTTGTCGAGTTCTGCAATAGGTTTTTCAAAATCAAGCACATTCCATTCGCTAGGCGGCATCTTCCTTCTCCTTACAGCCGCAGAACTGCAGCACCTTTATGAGTGTGGACTTGAGTTCTCTGCGCGACACAATCCTGTCGATCATGCCGTGTTCGAGCTGGAACTCTGATGTCTGGAAGTTGTCCGGTCGATGGATGACACCGGCCTGCTGGGCAACTCTGGCACCTGCGAAACCTACCAATGCTCCAGGCTCGGCGAATATAAAGTCGCCTATTGATGCATAACTGGCATGCACACCTGCAGTAGTCGGGTCTGTGAAGACGACTATGTACGGCAGGCCGGCCTTGCTCAGTCGTGCGCATGCCGCAGCAGTTTTGGCCATCTGCATTAGTGAAAGAATACCTTCCTGCATCCTTGCGCCGCCTGATGTGGTAAACTGGATCACAGGCAGCTTATTCTCTATGGCATGCTCAATAACCCGCACTACCTTTTCACCGACAACACTGCCCATGCTTCCGCACATAAACCTGCAGTCCGCCACACCGAGCGCCACTTCGATTCTGTTTATCTCGCCGGTTCCTGTCACTATAGCCTCGCTGAGGCCGGACATCATTCTGCCTTTGGCGATCTTGGTCTCATACTCGGGGAAATCCAGTGGATTGACAGCCGTAAGGCCTGCATCCATCTCGACAAACGTCCCATCATCTATCGTAATCTCGATGCGTTCCAGGGCTCCGAGTTTGTAGTGATATCCACACTTGCTGCAGACGCGCAGATTTTTTTCCAGTTCCTTATTGAACAGTATTTCGCTGCACTTCGGGCATTTTGTCCACAGTCCATCGGGCAGCGCATCCACGCTCTTTCGAGCAGTTTTACGTGCAGCCTTGTCCTTTAGTCCAAACCATGGTCCAGGCGTCATATCCTGCAACACCTCCCACTTAGTCCGTATATGCGGTAAACGCATAATACGGGTCTCCGAGAGCATTATTCATGTTCCTCGTGAATAATGCGGGTTAGGTAAAAGAAACCGGAGTTACTCTCCAATCTCCGGCATCCTAAACCCAACACCTAATACCTATTTGATCTATT
The DNA window shown above is from bacterium and carries:
- a CDS encoding acetyl-CoA carboxylase carboxyltransferase subunit alpha, whose product is MPPSEWNVLDFEKPIAELDNQITEIKRLTMERGEDRSDDIATLEKDRDRLLAEIFANLSTWDRVLLARHPKRPYTLDYVRVMFDDYTELSGDRLFADDHAMVGGIATLDGRQIMFVGQQKGRDLKDRQYRNFGSAKPEGYRKALRLMKMAEKFKRPVICLVDTPAADCSVGSEERGISEAIARNLMEMSTLETPVISVVIGEGGSGGALGIAVADRVLMLEHAVYSVIPPESCAAILWRDPTKHREMAEALKVTSRDALRLGVIDEIIAEPPGGAHRNVDIAARNIKTALIKHLDQLEKVKTPKLLDERYKKFKSMGSFKEPSEQ
- the accD gene encoding acetyl-CoA carboxylase, carboxyltransferase subunit beta, coding for MRLPHIRTKWEVLQDMTPGPWFGLKDKAARKTARKSVDALPDGLWTKCPKCSEILFNKELEKNLRVCSKCGYHYKLGALERIEITIDDGTFVEMDAGLTAVNPLDFPEYETKIAKGRMMSGLSEAIVTGTGEINRIEVALGVADCRFMCGSMGSVVGEKVVRVIEHAIENKLPVIQFTTSGGARMQEGILSLMQMAKTAAACARLSKAGLPYIVVFTDPTTAGVHASYASIGDFIFAEPGALVGFAGARVAQQAGVIHRPDNFQTSEFQLEHGMIDRIVSRRELKSTLIKVLQFCGCKEKEDAA
- a CDS encoding N-acetylmuramoyl-L-alanine amidase — its product is MGKSSVIKIALDAGHGCRGKSSHTGAAANGLIEDEIVLDFVKRIGHHIRLAGYHTLYTRSDDTMTALSARGKMAVAGKCDLFLSIHCNAGPSSAQGVEAFVAEADTRSAEIAMDLVTCVVGKGMANRGVKWDSQSQHTKLRVLRDTYKHMPAVLLEIGFLTNVSDSAHLKDKFFREAVSIEIAKACIQCIK